One window of Phycodurus eques isolate BA_2022a chromosome 8, UOR_Pequ_1.1, whole genome shotgun sequence genomic DNA carries:
- the cpt2 gene encoding carnitine O-palmitoyltransferase 2, mitochondrial isoform X3, whose protein sequence is METLRKPAGLIHSRWLWWALSKRKYNSKDERSSSEYLHRSLVPTMHYQKSLPRLPIPKLEDTIRRYLAAQQPLLDGQQFRETKKVAQDFLAGEGKRLQEELLAQDKKNKHTSYISGPWFDMYLSARQPVVLNFNPFVSFNPDPEGGYNEQLVRASNMTCSALRFMKTLRAGLLEPEVFHLNPARGDTDAFKRFIRWVPASLAWYGAYMVDAYPLDMSQYFRLFNSTRVPRRGRDELFTDERGRHLLVMRRGNMYVFDAVDADGNMAAPAQIRHNLGFILSDATPAPDFPPGALTTENRDVWAGLRDKLVACGNGETLAAVDSALFCLCLDDVSLSDGVAASHNMLHGDGVNRWFDKSFSIIVASDGHAAINFEHSWGDGVAVLRLLNEIFEDTTRKPQVHPGSATSGGSPCGAVRRLNFKLDDELRDGIKNAKAGFDAAVSQLTIDAMQFTGGGKERLKKAKLSPDAMAQLAFQMAFLRQYGATAASYESCSTAAFRHGRTETIRPASVFTERCARAFVRQPARHDAGRLLQMLRRCSDYHGQLTKEAATGQGFDRHLFALRHLAASSGRPPHALYADPAYAAINHVVLSTSTLSSPAVQLGGFAPVVPDGLGVGYGVHDEWIGCNVSGYPARDVSRFLRCVRESLEDIFAVLDGEPLANVPR, encoded by the exons ATGGAAACTTTGAGGAAACCCGCCGGTTTGATCCATTCGAGGTGGTTATGGTGGGCGTTGAGCAAGCGAAAATACAACAGCAAAGACGAGCGTTCCTCTTCAGAGTACTTGCACAGAAGCCTGGTGCCCACGATGCATTACCAGAAGAGTTTACCAAG GTTGCCGATCCCAAAGCTGGAGGACACCATCAGGAGGTATTTAGCTGCTCAACAGCCCCTCCTGGATGGCCAACAATTCAG AGAGACCAAGAAAGTTGCTCAGGACTTCCTGGCTGGTGAAGGAAAAAGGCTTCAAGAGGAGTTGCTGGCTCAggataagaaaaacaaacacaccagCTACATCTCAG GACCGTGGTTCGACATGTACCTGTCGGCGCGCCAGCCGGTGGTGCTGAACTTCAACCCGTTCGTGTCGTTCAACCCGGACCCCGAGGGCGGGTACAACGAGCAGCTGGTGCGCGCCAGCAACATGACGTGCTCGGCCTTGCGCTTCATGAAGACGCTGCGGGCCGGCCTGCTGGAGCCCGAGGTGTTCCACCTGAACCCGGCCCGCGGCGACACCGACGCCTTCAAGAGGTTCATCCGCTGGGTGCCCGCCTCGCTGGCCTGGTACGGCGCCTACATGGTCGACGCCTACCCGCTGGACATGTCGCAGTACTTCCGCCTCTTCAACTCCACGCGCGTGCCCCGGCGAGGGCGGGACGAGCTGTTCACCGACGAAAGGGGGCGCCACCTGCTGGTCATGAGGAGAGGCAACATGTACGTCTTTGACGCGGTGGACGCCGACGGCAACATGGCGGCGCCTGCGCAGATCCGCCACAACCTGGG GTTCATCCTGTCGGATGCGACGCCGGCGCCCGACTTCCCCCCGGGGGCGCTGACGACGGAGAACCGGGACGTGTGGGCGGGGCTGAGGGACAAGCTGGTCGCCTGCGGCAACGGCGAGACCCTGGCGGCGGTGGACAGCGCCCTCTTCTGTCTGTGCCTGGACGACGTCAGCTTGAGCGACGGCGTGGCGGCGTCGCACAACATGCTGCACGGGGACGGCGTAAACAGATG GTTCGACAAGTCGTTCAGCATCATCGTCGCGAGCGACGGCCACGCCGCCATCAACTTCGAGCACTCGTGGGGCGACGGCGTGGCCGTACTGCGCCTCCTCAACGAGATCTTCGAGGACACCACCCGCAAGCCGCAAGTGCACCCCGGCTCCGCTACTAGCGGCGGTTCGCCGTGCGGCGCCGTGCGCCGGCTGAACTTCAAGCTGGACGACGAGCTGCGGGACGGCATCAAAAACGCCAAAGCCGGATTTGACGCCGCCGTGTCCCAGCTCACCATCGACGCCATGCAGTTTACAG GTGGCGGCAAGGAGCGCCTGAAGAAGGCCAAGCTGAGTCCCGACGCGATGGCGCAGCTGGCCTTCCAGATGGCCTTCCTGCGCCAGTACGGCGCCACGGCGGCGTCGTACGAGTCCTGCAGCACGGCCGCCTTCAGGCACGGCCGCACCGAGACCATCCGGCCCGCCAGCGTCTTCACCGAGCGCTGCGCCCGCGCCTTCGTGCGCCAGCCCGCCCGGCACGACGCCGGCCGGCTGCTCCAAATGCTGCGCCGCTGCTCCGACTATCACGGGCAGCTGACCAAGGAGGCCGCCACGG GTCAGGGGTTCGACCGCCACCTGTTCGCCCTGCGCCACCTGGCCGCGTCGTCCGGGCGGCCTCCGCACGCCCTCTACGCCGACCCCGCCTACGCCGCCATCAACCACGTAGTGCTGTCCACCAGCACGCTGTCCAGTCCCGCCGTGCAACTGGGCGGCTTTGCGCCGGTGGTGCCCGACGGGCTGGGCGTGGGCTACGGCGTCCACGACGAATGGATCGGGTGCAACGTCAGCGGCTACCCGGCGCGCGACGTCTCGCGCTTCCTGCGGTGCGTCCGCGAGTCGCTGGAGGACATCTTCGCCGTCCTGGACGGCGAGCCGCTCGCAAACGTCCCGCGCTAA
- the scp2b gene encoding sterol carrier protein 2b, with product MPERHTPRIVAARSSASDSLEGFKAHAVFQEINKKLQQDGDAFVKKIGGVFAFKVKDGPGGKEATWFVDVKNGSGCVHNDTAKKADCTIAMSDSDLLALMTGKMNPQTAFFQGKLKITGNMGLAMKLQNLQLQPAKAKL from the exons ATGCCCGAAAGACACACACCAAG GATTGTGGCCGCCAGGAGCAGCGCCAGTGACAGCCTGGAGGGCTTCAAAGCGCACGCCGTGTTCCAGGAGATCAATAAGAAGCTGCAGCAG GACGGCGACGCGTTTGTGAAGAAGATCGGCGGCGTGTTTGCATTCAAGGTGAAGGACGGTCCGGGCGGTAAGGAGGCCACGTGGTTCGTCGACGTCAAGAACGGCAGCGGCTGCGTGCACAACGACACGG ccAAGAAAGCAGACTGCACCATCGCCATGTCCGACTCGGACCTGCTGGCCTTGATGACAGGAAAGATGAACCCACAGACG GCCTTCTTCCAGGGCAAGCTGAAGATCACCGGCAACATGGGCCTGGCCATGAAGCTCCAGAACCTTCAGCTGCAGCCGGCCAAGGCCAAGCTGTAG
- the magoh gene encoding protein mago nashi homolog — protein sequence MSTSDFYLRYYVGHKGKFGHEFLEFEFRPDGKLRYANNSNYKNDVMIRKEAYVHKSVMEELKRIIDDSEITKEDDALWPPPDRVGRQELEIVIGDEHISFTTSKIGSLIDVNQSKDPEGLRVFYYLVQDLKCLVFSLIGLHFKIKPI from the exons ATGTCGACGAGCGACTTCTACTTGAGGTATTATGTTGGCCACAAAGGCAAGTTTGGACACGAGTTCCTGGAGTTTGAATTCCGACCGGATG GCAAACTGCGCTACGCCAACAACAGCAACTACAAGAACGACGTCATGATCAGGAAGGAG GCGTACGTCCACAAGAGCGTCATGGAGGAGCTGAAGAGAATTATCGACGACAGCGAGATCACAAAAGAGGACGACGCGCTCTGGCCGCCGCCCGACCGAGTGGGCAGACAG gagcTGGAAATCGTGATTGGCGACGAGCACATTTCCTTCACTACGTCCAAAATTGGGTCTTTGATTGATGTCAACCAGTCCAA GGATCCCGAAGGTCTGCGTGTGTTTTATTACCTGGTGCAGGACCTCAAGTGTTTGGTGTTCAGCCTGATTGGACTTCACTTCAAGATCAAGCCCATCTAA
- the aatf gene encoding protein AATF: MSTISFSQELQDLLNPLPKFADPEDDHDEATRARVSDAFAGDVDDDEEVGGGGGGGGGAALRRRNAIMLAEGDGRYLGKAVSRQQLLMDVDQNDEDEEEEEDGSVEELEADEEEADADFHEQTGGTDDLRVSQEDDGEEDQMEEDEDGVEEEEGAISTFSKEKLDEEVEKGEAVRKQLALWEQLLEARIKMQKALGSANRLPRPHALPHFRARGGARQAGAAEDAREALKALQRSLLDLHQLLIRQSATPVLLGRDEDEDEEDEEGRAAERKPDVSDDPEVASERFAAFRPYRDATLRKWHDRTRLSSGKRGGGGGDFGAFERDVVSQVEQILTDKERLVRRTQTRRSEYRVLGTGEEPDRADARNPSGERLDGPTPARGERAKDADEDVFDDDDFYHQLLRELIERKTGGADAADRQVAAGRQWLRIQKLRSKIKKKVDTKASKGRKVRFDAHNKLLNFMAPVLRDDGALAHDARTELYRGLFGHADSAYL; the protein is encoded by the exons ATGTCGACAATTTCTTTTTCGCAGGAGCTCCAAGACCTCCTCAACCCGCTCCCAAAGTTCGCCGATCCCGAGGACGACCATGACGAGGCCACCAGAGCCCGAGTCAGCGACGCCTTCGCCGGGGACGtcgacgacgacgaggaggtcggcggcggcggcggcggcggcggcggcgccgccCTGCGAAGGAGAAACGCCATCATGCTGGCCGAGGGCGACGGAAGGTACCTGGGGAAGGCCGTCAGCAGACAGCAGCTCCTCATGGACGTCGACCAAA ATgatgaagacgaggaggaggaggaggatggcaGTGTTGAAGAACTAGAAGCGGACGAAGAGGAGGCGGACGCGGACTTCCACGAGCAGACTGGCGGCACGGACGACCTCCGGGTGAGCCAGGAGGATGATGGCGAGGAAGACCAGATGGAAGAGGATGAAGATggcgtggaggaggaggagggcgccATCTCCACCTTCTCCAAGGAGAAGCTGGACGAGGAGGTGGAGAAGGGCGAGGCGGTCCGGAAGCAGCTGGCGCTGTGGGAGCAGCTCCTGGAGGCCCGCATCAAGATGCAGAAGGCGCTGGGCAGCGCCAACCGCCTCCCGCGCCCACACGCCCTTCCGCACTTCCGGGCCAGGGGCGGCGCCCGGCAGGCGGGCGCCGCCGAGGACGCGCGCGAGGCCTTGAAGGCGCTTCAGAGGTCCCTGCTGGACCTTCACCAGCTGCTCATCCGGCAGAGCGCCACGCCGGTCCTGCTGGGCcgggatgaggatgaggatgaggaagatgaaG AGGGCAGAGCGGCCGAGCGCAAACCGGACGTGTCCGACGACCCCGAGGTGGCGTCGGAGCGTTTCGCCGCCTTCCGGCCGTACCGCGACGCCACGCTACGGAAGTGGCACGACAGAACGCGCCTGAGCTCGGGCaagcgcggcggcggcggcggcgacttCGGCGCGTTCGAGCGCGACGTCGTCAGCCAAGTGGAGCAGATCCTGACGGACAAGGAGCGGCTGGTGCGACGGACGCAGACGCGCCGTTCCGAGTACCGCGTCCTCGGGACCGGCGAGGAGCCGGACCGCGCCGACGCACGAAACCCGTCGGGGGAGCGTCTTGATGGGCCAA CGCCCGCCAGAGGCGAGCGGGCGAAGGACGCGGACGAGGACGTCTTCGACGACGACGACTTCTACCACCAGCTGCTGCGCGAGCTGATCGAGCGCAAAACGGGCGGCGCCGACGCCGCCGACCGGCAGGTGGCGGCGGGGCGCCAGTGGCTGCGGATCCAGAAGCTGCGCAGCAAGATCAAGAAGAAGGTGGACACCAAGGCCAGCAAAGGTCGCAAGGTCAGGTTCGACGCGCACAACAAGCTGCTCAACTTCATGGCGCCCGTCCTCCGGGACGACGGGGCGCTCGCCCACGACGCCCGCACCGAACTCTACAGGGGACTCTTTGGACACGCAGACTCCGCCTACCTGTGA
- the cpt2 gene encoding carnitine O-palmitoyltransferase 2, mitochondrial isoform X1 has translation MAKVLCMETLRKPAGLIHSRWLWWALSKRKYNSKDERSSSEYLHRSLVPTMHYQKSLPRLPIPKLEDTIRRYLAAQQPLLDGQQFRETKKVAQDFLAGEGKRLQEELLAQDKKNKHTSYISGPWFDMYLSARQPVVLNFNPFVSFNPDPEGGYNEQLVRASNMTCSALRFMKTLRAGLLEPEVFHLNPARGDTDAFKRFIRWVPASLAWYGAYMVDAYPLDMSQYFRLFNSTRVPRRGRDELFTDERGRHLLVMRRGNMYVFDAVDADGNMAAPAQIRHNLGFILSDATPAPDFPPGALTTENRDVWAGLRDKLVACGNGETLAAVDSALFCLCLDDVSLSDGVAASHNMLHGDGVNRWFDKSFSIIVASDGHAAINFEHSWGDGVAVLRLLNEIFEDTTRKPQVHPGSATSGGSPCGAVRRLNFKLDDELRDGIKNAKAGFDAAVSQLTIDAMQFTGGGKERLKKAKLSPDAMAQLAFQMAFLRQYGATAASYESCSTAAFRHGRTETIRPASVFTERCARAFVRQPARHDAGRLLQMLRRCSDYHGQLTKEAATGQGFDRHLFALRHLAASSGRPPHALYADPAYAAINHVVLSTSTLSSPAVQLGGFAPVVPDGLGVGYGVHDEWIGCNVSGYPARDVSRFLRCVRESLEDIFAVLDGEPLANVPR, from the exons ATGGCCAAAGTGCTCTGCATGGAAACTTTGAGGAAACCCGCCGGTTTGATCCATTCGAGGTGGTTATGGTGGGCGTTGAGCAAGCGAAAATACAACAGCAAAGACGAGCGTTCCTCTTCAGAGTACTTGCACAGAAGCCTGGTGCCCACGATGCATTACCAGAAGAGTTTACCAAG GTTGCCGATCCCAAAGCTGGAGGACACCATCAGGAGGTATTTAGCTGCTCAACAGCCCCTCCTGGATGGCCAACAATTCAG AGAGACCAAGAAAGTTGCTCAGGACTTCCTGGCTGGTGAAGGAAAAAGGCTTCAAGAGGAGTTGCTGGCTCAggataagaaaaacaaacacaccagCTACATCTCAG GACCGTGGTTCGACATGTACCTGTCGGCGCGCCAGCCGGTGGTGCTGAACTTCAACCCGTTCGTGTCGTTCAACCCGGACCCCGAGGGCGGGTACAACGAGCAGCTGGTGCGCGCCAGCAACATGACGTGCTCGGCCTTGCGCTTCATGAAGACGCTGCGGGCCGGCCTGCTGGAGCCCGAGGTGTTCCACCTGAACCCGGCCCGCGGCGACACCGACGCCTTCAAGAGGTTCATCCGCTGGGTGCCCGCCTCGCTGGCCTGGTACGGCGCCTACATGGTCGACGCCTACCCGCTGGACATGTCGCAGTACTTCCGCCTCTTCAACTCCACGCGCGTGCCCCGGCGAGGGCGGGACGAGCTGTTCACCGACGAAAGGGGGCGCCACCTGCTGGTCATGAGGAGAGGCAACATGTACGTCTTTGACGCGGTGGACGCCGACGGCAACATGGCGGCGCCTGCGCAGATCCGCCACAACCTGGG GTTCATCCTGTCGGATGCGACGCCGGCGCCCGACTTCCCCCCGGGGGCGCTGACGACGGAGAACCGGGACGTGTGGGCGGGGCTGAGGGACAAGCTGGTCGCCTGCGGCAACGGCGAGACCCTGGCGGCGGTGGACAGCGCCCTCTTCTGTCTGTGCCTGGACGACGTCAGCTTGAGCGACGGCGTGGCGGCGTCGCACAACATGCTGCACGGGGACGGCGTAAACAGATG GTTCGACAAGTCGTTCAGCATCATCGTCGCGAGCGACGGCCACGCCGCCATCAACTTCGAGCACTCGTGGGGCGACGGCGTGGCCGTACTGCGCCTCCTCAACGAGATCTTCGAGGACACCACCCGCAAGCCGCAAGTGCACCCCGGCTCCGCTACTAGCGGCGGTTCGCCGTGCGGCGCCGTGCGCCGGCTGAACTTCAAGCTGGACGACGAGCTGCGGGACGGCATCAAAAACGCCAAAGCCGGATTTGACGCCGCCGTGTCCCAGCTCACCATCGACGCCATGCAGTTTACAG GTGGCGGCAAGGAGCGCCTGAAGAAGGCCAAGCTGAGTCCCGACGCGATGGCGCAGCTGGCCTTCCAGATGGCCTTCCTGCGCCAGTACGGCGCCACGGCGGCGTCGTACGAGTCCTGCAGCACGGCCGCCTTCAGGCACGGCCGCACCGAGACCATCCGGCCCGCCAGCGTCTTCACCGAGCGCTGCGCCCGCGCCTTCGTGCGCCAGCCCGCCCGGCACGACGCCGGCCGGCTGCTCCAAATGCTGCGCCGCTGCTCCGACTATCACGGGCAGCTGACCAAGGAGGCCGCCACGG GTCAGGGGTTCGACCGCCACCTGTTCGCCCTGCGCCACCTGGCCGCGTCGTCCGGGCGGCCTCCGCACGCCCTCTACGCCGACCCCGCCTACGCCGCCATCAACCACGTAGTGCTGTCCACCAGCACGCTGTCCAGTCCCGCCGTGCAACTGGGCGGCTTTGCGCCGGTGGTGCCCGACGGGCTGGGCGTGGGCTACGGCGTCCACGACGAATGGATCGGGTGCAACGTCAGCGGCTACCCGGCGCGCGACGTCTCGCGCTTCCTGCGGTGCGTCCGCGAGTCGCTGGAGGACATCTTCGCCGTCCTGGACGGCGAGCCGCTCGCAAACGTCCCGCGCTAA
- the cpt2 gene encoding carnitine O-palmitoyltransferase 2, mitochondrial isoform X2, whose protein sequence is MLCMETLRKPAGLIHSRWLWWALSKRKYNSKDERSSSEYLHRSLVPTMHYQKSLPRLPIPKLEDTIRRYLAAQQPLLDGQQFRETKKVAQDFLAGEGKRLQEELLAQDKKNKHTSYISGPWFDMYLSARQPVVLNFNPFVSFNPDPEGGYNEQLVRASNMTCSALRFMKTLRAGLLEPEVFHLNPARGDTDAFKRFIRWVPASLAWYGAYMVDAYPLDMSQYFRLFNSTRVPRRGRDELFTDERGRHLLVMRRGNMYVFDAVDADGNMAAPAQIRHNLGFILSDATPAPDFPPGALTTENRDVWAGLRDKLVACGNGETLAAVDSALFCLCLDDVSLSDGVAASHNMLHGDGVNRWFDKSFSIIVASDGHAAINFEHSWGDGVAVLRLLNEIFEDTTRKPQVHPGSATSGGSPCGAVRRLNFKLDDELRDGIKNAKAGFDAAVSQLTIDAMQFTGGGKERLKKAKLSPDAMAQLAFQMAFLRQYGATAASYESCSTAAFRHGRTETIRPASVFTERCARAFVRQPARHDAGRLLQMLRRCSDYHGQLTKEAATGQGFDRHLFALRHLAASSGRPPHALYADPAYAAINHVVLSTSTLSSPAVQLGGFAPVVPDGLGVGYGVHDEWIGCNVSGYPARDVSRFLRCVRESLEDIFAVLDGEPLANVPR, encoded by the exons A TGCTCTGCATGGAAACTTTGAGGAAACCCGCCGGTTTGATCCATTCGAGGTGGTTATGGTGGGCGTTGAGCAAGCGAAAATACAACAGCAAAGACGAGCGTTCCTCTTCAGAGTACTTGCACAGAAGCCTGGTGCCCACGATGCATTACCAGAAGAGTTTACCAAG GTTGCCGATCCCAAAGCTGGAGGACACCATCAGGAGGTATTTAGCTGCTCAACAGCCCCTCCTGGATGGCCAACAATTCAG AGAGACCAAGAAAGTTGCTCAGGACTTCCTGGCTGGTGAAGGAAAAAGGCTTCAAGAGGAGTTGCTGGCTCAggataagaaaaacaaacacaccagCTACATCTCAG GACCGTGGTTCGACATGTACCTGTCGGCGCGCCAGCCGGTGGTGCTGAACTTCAACCCGTTCGTGTCGTTCAACCCGGACCCCGAGGGCGGGTACAACGAGCAGCTGGTGCGCGCCAGCAACATGACGTGCTCGGCCTTGCGCTTCATGAAGACGCTGCGGGCCGGCCTGCTGGAGCCCGAGGTGTTCCACCTGAACCCGGCCCGCGGCGACACCGACGCCTTCAAGAGGTTCATCCGCTGGGTGCCCGCCTCGCTGGCCTGGTACGGCGCCTACATGGTCGACGCCTACCCGCTGGACATGTCGCAGTACTTCCGCCTCTTCAACTCCACGCGCGTGCCCCGGCGAGGGCGGGACGAGCTGTTCACCGACGAAAGGGGGCGCCACCTGCTGGTCATGAGGAGAGGCAACATGTACGTCTTTGACGCGGTGGACGCCGACGGCAACATGGCGGCGCCTGCGCAGATCCGCCACAACCTGGG GTTCATCCTGTCGGATGCGACGCCGGCGCCCGACTTCCCCCCGGGGGCGCTGACGACGGAGAACCGGGACGTGTGGGCGGGGCTGAGGGACAAGCTGGTCGCCTGCGGCAACGGCGAGACCCTGGCGGCGGTGGACAGCGCCCTCTTCTGTCTGTGCCTGGACGACGTCAGCTTGAGCGACGGCGTGGCGGCGTCGCACAACATGCTGCACGGGGACGGCGTAAACAGATG GTTCGACAAGTCGTTCAGCATCATCGTCGCGAGCGACGGCCACGCCGCCATCAACTTCGAGCACTCGTGGGGCGACGGCGTGGCCGTACTGCGCCTCCTCAACGAGATCTTCGAGGACACCACCCGCAAGCCGCAAGTGCACCCCGGCTCCGCTACTAGCGGCGGTTCGCCGTGCGGCGCCGTGCGCCGGCTGAACTTCAAGCTGGACGACGAGCTGCGGGACGGCATCAAAAACGCCAAAGCCGGATTTGACGCCGCCGTGTCCCAGCTCACCATCGACGCCATGCAGTTTACAG GTGGCGGCAAGGAGCGCCTGAAGAAGGCCAAGCTGAGTCCCGACGCGATGGCGCAGCTGGCCTTCCAGATGGCCTTCCTGCGCCAGTACGGCGCCACGGCGGCGTCGTACGAGTCCTGCAGCACGGCCGCCTTCAGGCACGGCCGCACCGAGACCATCCGGCCCGCCAGCGTCTTCACCGAGCGCTGCGCCCGCGCCTTCGTGCGCCAGCCCGCCCGGCACGACGCCGGCCGGCTGCTCCAAATGCTGCGCCGCTGCTCCGACTATCACGGGCAGCTGACCAAGGAGGCCGCCACGG GTCAGGGGTTCGACCGCCACCTGTTCGCCCTGCGCCACCTGGCCGCGTCGTCCGGGCGGCCTCCGCACGCCCTCTACGCCGACCCCGCCTACGCCGCCATCAACCACGTAGTGCTGTCCACCAGCACGCTGTCCAGTCCCGCCGTGCAACTGGGCGGCTTTGCGCCGGTGGTGCCCGACGGGCTGGGCGTGGGCTACGGCGTCCACGACGAATGGATCGGGTGCAACGTCAGCGGCTACCCGGCGCGCGACGTCTCGCGCTTCCTGCGGTGCGTCCGCGAGTCGCTGGAGGACATCTTCGCCGTCCTGGACGGCGAGCCGCTCGCAAACGTCCCGCGCTAA